TTTGGGGCTGAACAGGCTGCATGGCATTCCAAATATAGAGGGCTACCCCTCCTGCTATAATGATAAGCAGTAGCAACAACGTAAACATCCTCGTCCTTCGCTTCACATCCACCCAACTCCTTCACAGCCAAAAAGGGCGGACTGGTCCGCCCTTTCAGGTTTGATCTCATCGCTATCCAGACTTACAGTTCTTCCGGCAACGTACATTCATCGTACAGTTCGGAAATATCTTCCCACTCATCATCATCTTCAATGGTGGTGATAGAGATTTCGCCGTCTGTGGATGAGCTTACATGGTAAAGTTCATGTTCGCCAACAGCAGCCCCGGGTCTACGCAATACGGCGTACCGTTGCTCTCCTACCTTGAACTCTGCTTCCAATTCCATGCGAATCGCATGGCCCTGTTCATCCTGCAACTCTACATCGCCGTCGAACGTTTCCTTCAAATCAGAGGTCCAACTCAGGTCTTCACGTGAATAGCTCGTCATTTCCCGTCTTCCTCTTCCTCTTCCTCTTCTTCTACGAATGTATTAAAGGTCTCTTCGACGATTTCCCATTCGGCATCGTCTTGGATCACAAACAATTTAATATCATCGCCTTCTTCCTCGTAACGGAAGGCGTACACATCGGACTCATCAGCTTCAGGGTCCACTGGCGCAACCATCATGTACTTCGCTTCGGAACCATCTACCTCAAACTTCATAATGACCTCGAACTCTTCCTCGTTGCCCTCGTCATCGGCAATATAAATAATTTCCGGCTCTTCTTCCATACCCACTTGATTTTCAGCCATTACGAAATCCCCCTCACCTTGTACTGTGTGCGTCCAAATAGTTTTGCAAGATCAGGCTTGCGGCCAGTTTATCTACCACCTGCTTGCGTTTTTTTCGGCTGACGTCGGCCTCCAGAAGCGTACGCTCCGCCGAACGCGTCGTCAGCCGTTCATCCCAAAGGTGAACGGGTAAACCCAGTAACTCCTTGAGTCGGTTCGCAAACTCGATGCAAATCTCACCGCGTGGACCCACGGTTCCGTTCATGTTTTTCGGCAAGCCAACAACAACCTCGCCGACCTCATTTTCACGAACCAAATTTGCAATTTTACCGAACTCGCTGTCGTCACCGCGTCGTTCTATGACTTCCAATCCTTGGGCGGTCCAGCCGAAGGCATCACTTACGGCGACCCCAATTCGGCGATCCCCGTAATCCAATCCCATTACTTTCATGCCTGTCTCCTAACGATGCTTAGCAAGATAGAAACGAACCAACTCTTCAATCAACTCATCGCGTTCTTTTTTACGTACCAGGCTTCTAGCATTATTATGCCGTGGCACATAAGCCGGATCACCGGATAGCAAATAGCCGACAATTTGATTGATCGGATTGTATTCTTTTTCTACCAACGCATCATATACGGTCAACAAAATCTCCTGAGCAGAAGCTTCCTTTTCATCTGCCTTGACATTAAATTTGACCGTTTTGTCCATGGAATCCATTGTTGACACCTCGCTTCCACAAAACATGTGTACATGTTTATGCCAGCTTATTCTTTTACATCATACCATAAGCAAAGCCCTACAAGGAAATATCTAAGCCCGTTTTTTCCCAAAAATCTGCAAAAAATATCGAACTTTATCCTTGTGAGGCTGCCGCCACCAGTTCATGCGCACGTTGAAGTGCTTCATCCAGCTTGCTGGCATCCTTACCACCGGCTTGCGCCATGTCAGGTCGTCCGCCACCGCCGCCACCGCATACGGCAGCAATTTCTTTCACGAGCTTGCCTGCATGAAGTCCGGCCTTGGTATGCTCTGCCGGAACTGCTACGACAAAATTAACTTTATCGTCCATTGCAGCGCCGAGCACCAGCACAGCAGCCGGAAGTTTCCCTTTCAGTTCATCAGCAATCGCACGCAACGCGTCCATGCTGGAAGCCTGCACGCGCGCAGCCAGCAGCTGCACCCCGCCTGCTTGCACGACCTGATCGGTCAGCTGGCCTGCCTCAATAACGCTCAGCTTGCTCTGCAGCGATTCATTTTCACGGCTAAGGTCTTTAATTTGTTGCTGCAATGATTCGATACGCTTTGGTACCTCAGACAGCTTGGATTTTACAAGTCCAGCCGATACCTTCAACAGCTCTAATTGACCTTCCATATATTCAAAACCAAAACGTCCGGTCACCGCTTCAATACGACGTACACCTGATCCAATGCCGCTCTCGCTGACAAGCTTGAACAAGCCAATTTGCGAAGTATTGCTGACATGACAGCCACCGCATAGTTCAATGCTGTAATCGCCTACTTTAACGACCCGCACGATATCTCCATATTTTTCACCGAACAGCGCCATTGCTCCGAGAGCCTTGGCTTCATCAATCGGTTTCAGTTCAATATTAACGTCCAGTTGGCTCCAGATGGCACGGTTTACACGCAGTTCAATATCCGCCAGTTCTTCTGGTGTAATGCTTCCAAAATGGGAGAAATCAAAACGCAGACGCCCAGGCTCTACCAAAGAACCCGCCTGATTGACATGGTCACCCAGCACTTCTTTAAGCGCTTTGTGAAGCAAATGCGTAGCCGTATGGTTTTTCTCAATTTCTCCACGTGAAGCTTGATCAACTTCAGCTTTCACCGTATCGCCAACGTTCAGCTCACCAGCTTCTACAACAACCTGATGCACATGCTGACCTTGTGGCGCCTTAAACAATCCTTCGACCTTCGCGGTTACCGTACCTCCACGCAGCAAGCCTTGGTCACTGACTTGTCCTCCGCTTTCGGCATAGAAAGGAGTCACATCCAGCACGACCTGGCAAGACTGCCCTTCACTAACAGTGTCCACCAGTACATCTTCATATACAATCGCCACAATTTTAGACTCAGTTACGAGGTCATTATATCCAACAAATTCACTTTTAACCGCCAGATCGGACAAAGCTCCGCCCTGAATCTTCATGCTGGCGCTGT
The Paenibacillus peoriae DNA segment above includes these coding regions:
- a CDS encoding DUF1292 domain-containing protein — protein: MTSYSREDLSWTSDLKETFDGDVELQDEQGHAIRMELEAEFKVGEQRYAVLRRPGAAVGEHELYHVSSSTDGEISITTIEDDDEWEDISELYDECTLPEEL
- a CDS encoding DUF1292 domain-containing protein, whose translation is MAENQVGMEEEPEIIYIADDEGNEEEFEVIMKFEVDGSEAKYMMVAPVDPEADESDVYAFRYEEEGDDIKLFVIQDDAEWEIVEETFNTFVEEEEEEEEDGK
- the ruvX gene encoding Holliday junction resolvase RuvX; its protein translation is MKVMGLDYGDRRIGVAVSDAFGWTAQGLEVIERRGDDSEFGKIANLVRENEVGEVVVGLPKNMNGTVGPRGEICIEFANRLKELLGLPVHLWDERLTTRSAERTLLEADVSRKKRKQVVDKLAASLILQNYLDAHSTR
- a CDS encoding IreB family regulatory phosphoprotein, which codes for MDSMDKTVKFNVKADEKEASAQEILLTVYDALVEKEYNPINQIVGYLLSGDPAYVPRHNNARSLVRKKERDELIEELVRFYLAKHR
- the alaS gene encoding alanine--tRNA ligase produces the protein MKASEIRSKWLEFFESKGHVIEPSAPLVPHKDPSLLWINAGMAPLKPYFDGRVKPENPRIANSQKCIRTNDIENVGKTRRHHTFFEMLGNFSIGDYFKEEVITWAWEFLTDPKWIGFDPERLAVTVYPEDEEAYKLWNEKVGLPAERIIKLEDNFWDIGEGPCGPCTEIFYDRGEAYGSDMTDPEMYPGGENERYLEVWNLVFSQFNHNKDGSYTPLPNKNIDTGAGLERFASILQNVDSNFDTDIFQPLIQKTAAMAGVKYNENVDSDVALKVIADHVRTVAFAIGDGVLPSNEGRGYVIRRLLRRAVRYGKMLGMNRPFMFELVETVGDVMGVYYPEVVDKRDFIIKVIKTEEERFHETLTDGLAILSDISAQAKAEGRNVISGADAFKLYDTYGFPFDLTEDYADEQGLKVDREGFDEAMQEQRKRARDAHQDSASMKIQGGALSDLAVKSEFVGYNDLVTESKIVAIVYEDVLVDTVSEGQSCQVVLDVTPFYAESGGQVSDQGLLRGGTVTAKVEGLFKAPQGQHVHQVVVEAGELNVGDTVKAEVDQASRGEIEKNHTATHLLHKALKEVLGDHVNQAGSLVEPGRLRFDFSHFGSITPEELADIELRVNRAIWSQLDVNIELKPIDEAKALGAMALFGEKYGDIVRVVKVGDYSIELCGGCHVSNTSQIGLFKLVSESGIGSGVRRIEAVTGRFGFEYMEGQLELLKVSAGLVKSKLSEVPKRIESLQQQIKDLSRENESLQSKLSVIEAGQLTDQVVQAGGVQLLAARVQASSMDALRAIADELKGKLPAAVLVLGAAMDDKVNFVVAVPAEHTKAGLHAGKLVKEIAAVCGGGGGGRPDMAQAGGKDASKLDEALQRAHELVAAASQG